One Dioscorea cayenensis subsp. rotundata cultivar TDr96_F1 chromosome 15, TDr96_F1_v2_PseudoChromosome.rev07_lg8_w22 25.fasta, whole genome shotgun sequence genomic region harbors:
- the LOC120277567 gene encoding GDSL esterase/lipase At5g55050-like: MRSELKRMYKHGARKFLIIGAGAQGCLPAERVKQKRGVCNEEANQLSKMFNQNLVSLLEEAKSKFSDFRYAFFSMYTGYVELYHNRRTYGFDEVDVACCGGGFLNSTIFCNPKTVPPCSNRTNHLFWDGIHNTEATAGVYMSIAYHGSSPFVYPMNLKQLSDV; encoded by the exons ATGAGATCAGAGTTGAAG AGAATGTACAAGCATGGTGCGCGAAAGTTTCTGATCATCGGAGCTGGGGCACAAGGTTGCTTGCCTGCTGAAAGGGTGAAACAGAAAAGAGGGGTATGTAATGAAGAAGCAAATCAGCTTTCAAAGATGTTCAACCAAAATCTAGTTTCATTACTAGAAGAAGCAAAatcaaagtttagtgacttcAGATATGCTTTCTTCAGCATGTACACTGGCTATGTTGAATTATATCACAATAGAAGAACTTACG GATTTGATGAAGTTGATGTGGCATGTTGTGGTGGTGGCTTCCTGAATAGCACCATTTTCTGTAATCCCAAAACCGTTCCTCCTTGTTCCAATAGAACAAACCATTTGTTTTGGGATGGAATTCATAACACAGAGGCCACTGCTGGGGTGTACATGAGTATTGCTTATCATGGATCATCACCTTTTGTGTATCCTATGAATCTGAAGCAACTTAGTGATGTCTAA
- the LOC120276925 gene encoding GDSL esterase/lipase At2g30310-like isoform X2, which yields MNYGLSTNKLGDDNSEASSQINMAFPFHHSLQFLTFFFQFLFWSSAHSHVPAIYVLGSSQVDVGNNNYLPTRIKINFYPYGIDFPGGEATGRFSNGKNAADFIGSCSFWAETNFEAGIKAINMAIQASIDKHFVIKRILHSNPDLSLGLKEGCNPVTWRYALDFSDISLLLQVAGNPSVIDIPCSWNLPASALASSGNNNHLLCLYLSGRDLPRWIMKTFSKHGFIF from the exons ATGAATTATGGCTTAAGCACCAACAAATTAGGCGATGATAATTCAGAAGCATCATCACAGATCAACATGGCTTTTCCATTTCATCATTCTTTACAGTTCTTGacattcttcttccaatttctctTTTGGAGCTCTGCACACTCACATGTTCCTGCCATTTATGTGCTTGGATCCTCCCAAGTAGATGTGGGCAATAATAACTATCTTCCTACCAGGATAAAGATCAATTTTTATCCTTATGGCATCGACTTCCCCGGTGGTGAGGCCACCGGCCGCTTCAGCAACGGCAAGAATGCCGCAGACTTCATTG GCAGCTGTTCTTTCTGGGCAGAGACAAACTTTGAAGCTGGTATCAAGGCAATCAACATGGCAATTCAAGCTTCAATTGATAAACATTTTGTGATCAAGCGCATTCTTCACAGCAATCCTGATTTATCTCTTGGTCTTAAAGAGGGCTGCAATCCGGTAACTTGGAGATATGCGCTGGATTTCTCTGacatctctcttcttcttcaagttGCGGGCAACCCCTCTGTGATTGACATCCCTTGCAGCTGGAACCTCCCTGCCTCTGCTTTGGCTTCTTCCGGCAACAACAATCATCTTCTTTGTCTCTATCTATCGGGTCGTGATCTGCCCAGATGGATTATGAAGACCTTCTCTAAACATGGTTTTATCttctag
- the LOC120276925 gene encoding uncharacterized protein LOC120276925 isoform X1, whose protein sequence is MNYGLSTNKLGDDNSEASSQINMAFPFHHSLQFLTFFFQFLFWSSAHSHVPAIYVLGSSQVDVGNNNYLPTRIKINFYPYGIDFPGGEATGRFSNGKNAADFIVIWYLWKARCDAIFKNLTPNFSCIAARAIAHVKDFLQEHSPQLGRRLLLNNFPHSNGLFLFYAHRWNDCSKIGKLGFFISNHDYVISCAGSCSFWAETNFEAGIKAINMAIQASIDKHFVIKRILHSNPDLSLGLKEGCNPVTWRYALDFSDISLLLQVAGNPSVIDIPCSWNLPASALASSGNNNHLLCLYLSGRDLPRWIMKTFSKHGFIF, encoded by the exons ATGAATTATGGCTTAAGCACCAACAAATTAGGCGATGATAATTCAGAAGCATCATCACAGATCAACATGGCTTTTCCATTTCATCATTCTTTACAGTTCTTGacattcttcttccaatttctctTTTGGAGCTCTGCACACTCACATGTTCCTGCCATTTATGTGCTTGGATCCTCCCAAGTAGATGTGGGCAATAATAACTATCTTCCTACCAGGATAAAGATCAATTTTTATCCTTATGGCATCGACTTCCCCGGTGGTGAGGCCACCGGCCGCTTCAGCAACGGCAAGAATGCCGCAGACTTCATTG TTATCTGGTACTTATGGAAAGCTCGTTGTGATGCTATATTTAAGAATTTAACTCCCAATTTCTCTTGCATTGCTGCTAGAGCCATTGCCCATGTTAAGGATTTCTTGCAGGAACACTCACCTCAATTGGGCCGTAGGCTTCTTCTTAATAACTTTCCACATAGCAATGGACTTTTCCTATTCTATGCCCATCGCTGGAATGACTGCTCCAAGATTGGTAAGTTGGGGTTTTTTATATCAAATCATGACTATGTTATATCATGTGCAGGCAGCTGTTCTTTCTGGGCAGAGACAAACTTTGAAGCTGGTATCAAGGCAATCAACATGGCAATTCAAGCTTCAATTGATAAACATTTTGTGATCAAGCGCATTCTTCACAGCAATCCTGATTTATCTCTTGGTCTTAAAGAGGGCTGCAATCCGGTAACTTGGAGATATGCGCTGGATTTCTCTGacatctctcttcttcttcaagttGCGGGCAACCCCTCTGTGATTGACATCCCTTGCAGCTGGAACCTCCCTGCCTCTGCTTTGGCTTCTTCCGGCAACAACAATCATCTTCTTTGTCTCTATCTATCGGGTCGTGATCTGCCCAGATGGATTATGAAGACCTTCTCTAAACATGGTTTTATCttctag
- the LOC120277566 gene encoding GDSL esterase/lipase At5g08460-like, translating to MVVTSLHWHVVCLVILCLCLCGFGHALYPAMYVLGASQLDAGNNNYLVTPIKVNFHPYGIDFPGGEATGRFSNGDIITDYLAKHVGLEASPKPYLSPSFNTNKTTEFLKGGLCIAFSKQVDYFNETVEAIAKQIGPRETYKHISKSFIVINIGNNDILVYNGVGFSSIILNGTPPDQYVDQLISSLQPLLKNIYNLGGRKFVIIGAGAQGCLPVLRARQATGDCIEDANYLSRLFNQRLASLMQDLQSSLGGLKYSFFNPYPAFVELNNNRGTNGFTEVKVACCGAGNLNGTIPCNRTTIPCSNRTNHVFWDGVHNTQAVAKVYMNIAFQGSAPYVYPINVKQLSD from the exons ATGGTGGTCACTTCCCTTCATTGGCATGTGGTGTGTTTGGTGATCTTGTGCTTATGTTTATGTGGCTTTGGACATGCTTTATATCCGGCCATGTATGTTCTTGGGGCCTCCCAACTGGATGCTGGTAATAACAATTATCTTGTCACACCAATCAAAGTCAACTTCCATCCTTACGGTATTGACTTTCCCGGCGGTGAGGCCACCGGCCGGTTTAGCAATGGCGACATCATTACCGACTATCTAG CTAAACATGTTGGGCTTGAGGCATCACCTAAACCATATCTCAGTCCAAGCTTCAACACAAACAAAACCACTGAGTTTCTCAAAGGA gGGCTTTGCATCGCTTTCAGTAAGCAAGTAGACTACTTCAATGAAACAGTGGAAGCCATTGCGAAGCAGATTGGTCCTAGAGAAACGTATAAACACATCTCCAAATCCTTCATTGTTATCAACATTGGAAACAATGACATACTTGTTTATAATGGTGTTGGTTTCTCTTCCATAATACTTAATGGCACTCCTCCTGATCAGTATGTGGATCAATTAATATCTTCACTACAACCACTTCTCAAG aaTATATACAATCTTGGTGGCCGGAAGTTTGTAATCATTGGAGCAGGAGCTCAAGGATGCCTGCCAGTTCTAAGGGCTAGACAAGCAACAGGAGACTGCATTGAAGATGCAAATTATCTCTCAAGATTATTCAATCAAAGATTAGCTTCACTGATGCAAGACTTACAATCAAGTCTTGGTGGCCTCAAATACTCTTTTTTCAATCCCTACCCTGCTTTTGTTGAATTAAATAATAACCGTGGAACAAAtg GATTTACCGAAGTTAAAGTTGCATGTTGTGGAGCAGGCAATCTCAATGGCACCATTCCATGCAATAGAACAACCATCCCTTGTTCAAACAGAACAAACCATGTATTCTGGGATGGTGTTCATAACACACAGGCTGTTGCTAAAGTGTATATGAACATCGCTTTCCAAGGGTCAGCTCCTTATGTTTATCCTATTAATGTGAAGCAATTGAGTGattaa
- the LOC120276916 gene encoding GDSL esterase/lipase At4g28780-like, with translation MGKKMMTISLYCQVVYLVMCYLLCFSGFGHSLEPAMYLFGSSVLDMGTNNYLTGGAKGNYYPYGIDYPGGEATGRFSNGKNAADFLVEMVGVPSPKPSLSISNKSDMVEEFLKGVNFASGGSGVLNTTNPAYCMTLSQQIGLFNEMVEKTIDKIGPMETYEQMKRSYIVVNIGNNDISIAAGTGVDPEEYASLLITTLKPHLQNIYNIGGRRFVIISSGAQGCLPRARTATGGCSEETNKMAKAYNTKLASLMKTLQSEANFGPLYYSYFDLIAGHELLNAKRESLGFTEGVVACCGTGAFNGSAYRCGPGTVPCDNRANHIYWDNVHYTERFTGLLMKLAFYGSSPYVEPINVNELTALTVLSPYPTDQVKSTK, from the exons ATG gggaagaagatgatgaccaTATCCCTTTATTGTCAAGTGGTTTATTTGGTGATGTGCTACCTCTTGTGCTTTTCTGGCTTTGGACATTCACTGGAACCAGCAATGTATTTGTTTGGGTCCTCAGTTCTTGATATGGGTACTAACAATTATTTAACGGGTGGAGCCAAGGGTAATTATTATCCTTATGGCATCGACTATCCCGGCGGTGAGGCCACCGGCCGGTTCAGCAATGGCAAGAACGCCGCGGACTTCCTCG ttgaaatgGTTGGAGTACCATCACCTAAACCATCACTCAGTATTAGCAACAAAAGTGACATGGTTGAAGAGTTTCTCAAAGGTGTCAACTTCGCTTCTGGTGGTTCTGGAGTCCTAAACACTACAAACCCA gCTTATTGCATGACACTAAGTCAACAAATAGGACTGTTTAACGAAATGGTGGAGAAAACTATTGACAAGATTGGGCCTATGGAAACATATGAACAAATGAAAAGGTCCTACATCGTTGTGAATATCGGAAACAATGATATAAGTATTGCCGCTGGTACTGGTGTTGATCCTGAGGAATATGCATCTCTACTGATCACCACACTGAAACCACACTTGCAG AATATATACAACATTGGTGGACGTAGGTTTGTGATCATATCATCTGGAGCTCAGGGATGCCTGCCAAGGGCAAGAACAGCGACAGGAGGCTGTAgtgaagaaacaaacaaaatggCAAAAGCTTATAACACAAAGTTAGCTTCCTTAATGAAAACATTACAGTCAGAAGCTAATTTTGGTCCTCTTTATTACTCCTACTTCGATTTAATTGCTGGCCATGAACTATTAAATGCAAAACGAGAAAGTCTTG GGTTTACTGAAGGTGTGGTTGCATGCTGTGGAACAGGCGCTTTCAATGGTAGTGCTTATCGTTGCGGTCCTGGAACTGTCCCTTGTGACAATAGAGCAAACCATATATATTGGGATAATGTCCATTACACAGAGAGATTCACTGGTTTGCTTATGAAGTTGGCCTTCTATGGGTCAAGTCCATATGTGGAACCTATCAATGTGAATGAACTAACTGCACTCACAGTTTTATCTCCCTATCCTACCGATCAAGTGAAATCAACTAAGTGA
- the LOC120277565 gene encoding GDSL esterase/lipase At5g55050-like, whose amino-acid sequence MVCIICGFGQAPDQGMYLLRASIIDVGNNNFNFHRAKANYFAYGIDFTDSKATSRFSNGKNAADFLAEKLGLPSPKPYLSFINKADIDDELLKGVNYASGGAGILNSTYKGYCIPFDKQVNYFSEVVRVISRQIGPEKTEKHIGAKISLRIRRRRLQFDPEKYVSELINTLRQQFKDICNLGAHKFIIRSTGAQGRMPILRSKTETGACDEDANALAMLCNKKLASLMEELNSEYHNFCYSFFNMYNAYGGRN is encoded by the exons ATGGTGTGCATTATTTGTGGCTTTGGACAAGCACCAGATCAAGGCATGTATCTTCTTAGAGCATCCATAATTGATGTAGGCAACAACAACTTCAATTTCCATAGAGCCAAGGCCAATTACTTCGCCTACGGTATCGACTTTACTGACAGTAAGGCCACCAGCCGGTTTAGCAATGGCAAGAATGCGGCTGACTTTCTCG cTGAGAAACTTGGATTACCATCACCAAAACCATATCTTAGTTTCATCAACAAGGCAGACATAGATGATGAACTTCTCAAAGGTGTCAACTATGCATCTGGTGGTGCTGGAATCCTTAATTCTACATATAAA GGTTATTGCATTCCATTTGATAAGCAAGTAAATTACTTCAGTGAAGTGGTGAGAGTAATTTCAAGGCAGATTGGCCCTGAAAAAACAGAGAAACACAT TGGTGCCAAAATTTCTTTGAGAATCAGAAGAAGAAGGCTTCAATTTGATCCTGAAAAGTATGTGTCAGAATTAATCAACACACTTCGACAACAGTTTAAG GATATATGCAACCTTGGTGCACATAAGTTTATAATCAGATCAACAGGAGCTCAAGGACGCATGCCAATTTTAAGAAGTAAAACAGAAACAGGAGCTTGTGATGAAGATGCAAATGCACTGGCAATGTTATGCAACAAAAAATTAGCTTCCTTAATGGAAGAATTAAATTCAGAATATCATAACTTCTGctattctttttttaacatGTACAATGCATATGGAGGGAGGAATTAG